Within the Elusimicrobiaceae bacterium genome, the region CCCATATCCTAGAAATAAATATCAGAACCTGGCTGAACCATCTGCGCGGGAAATACGGAGCGGAAATTTCTCTTGTTTCGATACCTGAACATGAGTGGCTGGCTTTCAAACGGCTGGGGTTCGACGCGGTCTGGCTGATGGGTGTATGGACGCCCAGCCCCGCCGCCCGCGAGATAGCCCGCCAGCATGAGCCTATTCTCGAAAATATCCGGAAAATCAGCCCCGATTTTAAAGTTGAAGACGTTGACGCTTCTCCTTACGCTGTTTATGACTACCGGCTCAATCCCGCGCTGGGCAAACCCGACGAGCTGAGCCTGCTGCACGGCAAGCTTAACGGCATGGGGCTGAAGCTTATTCTTGATTTCGTTTCCAACCACCTTGCGCGCGACCATGCGTTTCTGTCCGAATGCCCCGAATGCTTCATCCGGGGCACCGACGACGACGCCGCGCACAACCCCGGTTTTTTCTTCAAAGGCCCGGACGGCAAAACCTGGTTCGCGCACGGCCGCGACCCGAATTTCGCGCCGTGGACCGACACGGTGCAGCTCAATTATTTCAGCGACCGCGCTCGCGCGCACATGCTGCGGACTCTGCTGGAAGTAGCGCAGGTATGCGACGGCGTGCGCTGCGACATGGCCATGCTGACGCTCAACGACATTCACCGGGAAACCTGGGGCTGGCTGCTGAACCGGCAGGGCTTTACTGAAAAAGGCGAGTTCTGGCAGGAAGCCATCAGCCGCGTGCGCGAAGAGCATCCGCTGTTTACGTTTCTGGCGGAAGTTTACTGGGGTCTGGAATGGCATATCCAGCAGCTTGGGTTCAATTACACTTACGACAAAGTGCTTTATGACCGGCTGCGCGGCACGAACGCGCAGGATGTGAAGGGCCATCTGTACGCCGAATCGCTGTATCAGAAACGCTCGCTCCGGTTCATTGACAATCACGACGAGGAAGCCGCGCTGGTTGCGTTCGGGCGGGAAAAATCGGTTGCGGCGGCGATAGTGATGTCTACGCTGCGCGGAATGCGGCTGTTCAATCACGGGCAGATTCTCGGTTCCTCTAAACGGGCGCCGGTGCAGTATCTGCGGGGCGATTATCAGGGCGATCCGGAAATACGCCTGCGATATGAGCGGTTGCTTGACGTGGCGGACGATTCCGCGTTTCACGGCGGGGAATGGTCGCTTGTGGAGCTCGGCCCGGCCGCGAAAGACGACAGCAGTTTCCGCGAAATACTTTCCTGGAGCTGGACCCAGATGCGCACGATCAAGTATGTGCTGGTTAACTATTCCGGCGGATATGCGCGTGCAAGGCTGCCAGTCAAACCCGGTCCGCGCGGCGCGGAATATACTTTTTACGACGAAATAAGCGACCGGTTTTTCACCCGGCCGGTTGACGAGGTGCGCAACCAGGGCCTGTATATAGAGCTGCCGCCCTACGGCGCGCATCTGCTGGATCTGGAGTTCTGACAGCCATACGCGATTAAAAACCGGGCCGGCAGACGCCGGCCCGGTTTTTTTACGGCGCGCCGGCAGTGAAACGGGCCGGGAAGCCGGGCCCGCGCGGACAGCAGCGATAATGGCCGGCCCGGCCTTGCAAAACAAAAACGACAACCTTTTTGGAGGTTGTCGTCAGTGGTTTGCTGCCGTTTATCTGGAGCGGGCGAAGGGAATCGAACCCTCGTCTCAACCTTGGCAAGGTCGCGTTCTACCATTGAACCACGCCCGCAAATCTGTATTTATTATAACACAAAAATTTTCCGGCTGACAAGCGGTTTTCTCCGCGCAGGGCGGTGTCCGGTTCCATGAAATTCAGGAGACGGAGACAGTGCGGCGTTTGCATCAAGCGGAAAGCATTGGCGTCGGTCGGCCACAGGCCAATTAGCGGGAACTGGCGGGCACCCGTGTCGCGCCGGCCCTGCCCGTTTATTGATTAAGACTGGAACACCGCACTATGGTTACAGTGCCTGCGCCATAAGATGCATATATTGCGCCTTCAGTTCCCGCGGGTCCGGGGGCTGGCCAAGGTGTCCGCACCGGTAGCGTTTGCAGTAGGCGCCGTCCGTAACATAATCAAGCACGATGCCGGGAATGTCATAATGATGGATTAACGGATAAACCACGGGTTTGCCGTCCCGCATGATGAATATCCGGGTAATCCGGGTTGCGTTTGCCTGCCCGGGCAGATAGCCCAGCTTTTCATATTTTTCCCTGCTTGACAGTACCCAGTTTTTCAGGGTTTTGGCCCTGAGGTCGAATCGTTTTGCGCTGGCGTCAAGCAGAACGGGCAGATGGTCGCCGACCATGATGATCAGGGAATGCGGTTCCCGCGCGTTAACGCGCGTCACGAAATCAGCCATGGCGCGGGTCCGGTAAAAAAACTGGCTTGCCACCACATTCACCACCGGATCGGATGGCCGGGCCGTGATAATGCCGGGCCGCTTGGTTTCGTCAAGGTAATACGGGAAATGCCCGTACATGGTGACAAGACAGTTAAACACCGGTTTCCCGGTATTTCCCAGAAAATCCAGGTTTTGGCTGAAGAAATCCCCGTCGAACAGAGTCAGTTCCGTTTTAGACGCTTTGTTTAAAGAGCAGTATGTTTTTTCCGTTGAATACTGATCCGGGAAATACCGTTCTCGAAACCCCATGGCTTTATAAGCCCGCCCCACATTGAGCAGTGCGGGATGAACCAGCTGGGAAGAAATGGTCCGGTAGCCCGACTGGTTGAGTATGTTCGGCAGGCAGGGCGTTTGCGGGCCGGTGAAACTGTTAAACTCGATATGGCCGAGCCGCCTGAGCGCCGGGCTGCCGCATAAAACCTCGAATTCCGCCTGCGCGGTGCCGCCGCCGAAAATCGGCGACTCCGACAGGCCGGCCCGGCCCCCGAACAGTTCTCGAAACTGCGGGCTGTAAGGATCCCGCGAAAGTTTCAGGTTTTCAAACAGGGTCGGATCGAGCAGGCTCTCCATGATTATTAAATGCACGTTGTGCCCGTTGCTGTGGGCCGCGACGAAAGCGGCCCGTTCCCGTTCCCGGGCCAGAAATGCCCGGTCATTGCGGAACCCGTCGAACTGTTTTACCGCCAGCCGGCGCTGCGACTCGGCGGCAAGGGCGGTTATAATCCGGCCGCTCTGGTGATCGCCGAGCGCGTCCGCCGAGATGGACAGGCCGGTAACAGCTCCGGCAAAAATCCCGGGGAACAGGCGGAGAATTCCGCAAAACAAACCCAGTCCCAGTATGCCCGCCGCAAGGCTGGCGCGGCGGGCGCGCCAGTCTGTCCGGCTGAGGAAAAACAGGGGAGGGATGACTGCGGCCGCGCCCAGCGCCGCGGAAGCCGTCGGCGACAGGAACTGCACAAGCGCAGGCAGTTCGTGCAGGGCCGTCAGGCGAAACGGCTGGTCAAACGCGAAATAATATGCGTCGTACCAGATATACGCATAAAACACGGGCAGCGCGGCGAGATAAGGCTGCAGGCGGCCGGGCCGCAGAATATGATTGAAATACCAGTATGCGCCCAGCGCGGCCGGAATTTCCAGATTGAGCAGCCAGACAGAGAAACACAAGCCGCCCTTCTCCCATATAATAAGGAAGTACAGGGTTAGCCAGACAAGAAAAGAGGTATACCGGTTAAATATATATTTCCCGAACAGCTTTACGCGGCTGCGGGCGGTAAAAGCGCGGACGGCGGGTTCCGCCTGCCGGATCTGTTGCCAAATGCCCATGCCAAATGATAACAAATTCTCCGGAGCCGGGTTTTATGCGGCATGAAGTTAGCAACAACCGGCGGAATGTGATATAATTATCTATAGAATCGGGCAGTTAGCTCAGCGGTAGAGCGTTCGCTTCACACGCGAAAGGTCATAGGTTCGATCCCTATACTGCCCACCATGAATTTAAAAACTCCGTCCGGCATTGCGGGCGGAGTTTTTATTTGGTGATGTTTTTCGCCGCGGCGCGGACCGGGCGGTTTGTATTGTTTCGCGCGCGCGAAGTTTAGGTATAATGAATCTGTCCGGGCGGACAGGGCCGCCGCGCGAGTGCGCGCGGTTCCCTGGAGGTTCGTTCCGGCGGGGAGGCGGCATGATCAATTTCACTTATCATAACCCTACGAAAATAATATTCGGCAAGGGCGTTCTGGCCGGGCTCGGAGCGGAATGCGCCGGGCTGGGAAAAAAGGCGCTGCTTGTGTACGGCAGGAACTCGCTTAAAGCAAACGGCGTGTTCGACACCATTACGGCTCAGTTATCCTCCGCCGGAATTGACGTGGTGGAATTCGGGGGCGCGCAGCCGAACCCGCTGCTTTCACATGCCGAGGCCGGGGTGCGGCTCGCCAGGGAAAAAAAAGCGGACTTCGTGCTCGCCGCGGGCGGCGGCAGCGTGATGGACACCGCAAAAGCGATCGCCGCGGGCGCGAAAACGGACACGCCGCTCTGGGATTTCATTCTCGGCAAAAGCAGAATCGCCGGCGCGCTGCCGCTTGTGACCATAGTCACAATGCCCGCCACCGCTTCCGAGATGAACGGGATTTTC harbors:
- a CDS encoding alpha-amylase family glycosyl hydrolase — translated: MRTNPHILEINIRTWLNHLRGKYGAEISLVSIPEHEWLAFKRLGFDAVWLMGVWTPSPAAREIARQHEPILENIRKISPDFKVEDVDASPYAVYDYRLNPALGKPDELSLLHGKLNGMGLKLILDFVSNHLARDHAFLSECPECFIRGTDDDAAHNPGFFFKGPDGKTWFAHGRDPNFAPWTDTVQLNYFSDRARAHMLRTLLEVAQVCDGVRCDMAMLTLNDIHRETWGWLLNRQGFTEKGEFWQEAISRVREEHPLFTFLAEVYWGLEWHIQQLGFNYTYDKVLYDRLRGTNAQDVKGHLYAESLYQKRSLRFIDNHDEEAALVAFGREKSVAAAIVMSTLRGMRLFNHGQILGSSKRAPVQYLRGDYQGDPEIRLRYERLLDVADDSAFHGGEWSLVELGPAAKDDSSFREILSWSWTQMRTIKYVLVNYSGGYARARLPVKPGPRGAEYTFYDEISDRFFTRPVDEVRNQGLYIELPPYGAHLLDLEF
- a CDS encoding sulfatase-like hydrolase/transferase, with product MCFSVWLLNLEIPAALGAYWYFNHILRPGRLQPYLAALPVFYAYIWYDAYYFAFDQPFRLTALHELPALVQFLSPTASAALGAAAVIPPLFFLSRTDWRARRASLAAGILGLGLFCGILRLFPGIFAGAVTGLSISADALGDHQSGRIITALAAESQRRLAVKQFDGFRNDRAFLARERERAAFVAAHSNGHNVHLIIMESLLDPTLFENLKLSRDPYSPQFRELFGGRAGLSESPIFGGGTAQAEFEVLCGSPALRRLGHIEFNSFTGPQTPCLPNILNQSGYRTISSQLVHPALLNVGRAYKAMGFRERYFPDQYSTEKTYCSLNKASKTELTLFDGDFFSQNLDFLGNTGKPVFNCLVTMYGHFPYYLDETKRPGIITARPSDPVVNVVASQFFYRTRAMADFVTRVNAREPHSLIIMVGDHLPVLLDASAKRFDLRAKTLKNWVLSSREKYEKLGYLPGQANATRITRIFIMRDGKPVVYPLIHHYDIPGIVLDYVTDGAYCKRYRCGHLGQPPDPRELKAQYMHLMAQAL